In Paenibacillus hexagrammi, the following are encoded in one genomic region:
- a CDS encoding multidrug efflux MFS transporter, with amino-acid sequence MPIWKRNLIVCWFGMFVAGLGMSQIAPILPLFIHKLGVENTGSIAQLSGAAFGITYMISAIFSPIWGQAADKYGRKPMLLRASLGMAVIVGCMGLATNVYVLIGLRLLQGVITGYGTACTTLIATQTDKEHAGYALGVLSTANIAGSLLGPMMGGFIGDHVGLNDVFYITGGLLLIAFLATAFFVKESFNREDKKVLRFQELWRLVPEKQLTITMFITFFVITVALYSIEPVLTVYVTSLLPSGHTHIALIAGLTFSASGLATIFAAPRLGKLSDRIGPHKVILLCLLAAGILFLPQALVTTPWELMGLRFLLGLTVAGLTPSVNVLIKRITPAAITGRVFGFSMSAGYLGVFGGSVLGGQVAAWVGIRYVFIVTGALLLMNAIWVYFKVYRKLNNGEKGLAR; translated from the coding sequence ATGCCTATCTGGAAAAGAAACCTGATTGTATGTTGGTTCGGCATGTTTGTAGCGGGACTTGGAATGAGTCAAATCGCACCGATACTGCCGCTTTTTATTCATAAATTAGGTGTAGAGAACACGGGATCTATTGCACAATTATCAGGAGCTGCTTTTGGGATTACGTACATGATCTCAGCTATCTTCTCCCCAATATGGGGGCAGGCTGCGGATAAATATGGGCGCAAGCCCATGCTACTGCGGGCTAGTCTCGGCATGGCGGTCATTGTAGGATGCATGGGCTTGGCGACGAATGTGTATGTGCTGATCGGGCTTCGGCTGCTGCAGGGTGTAATCACAGGCTACGGCACAGCATGCACGACGCTTATAGCGACGCAGACGGATAAAGAACATGCAGGCTATGCGCTTGGTGTACTTTCGACGGCCAATATTGCGGGTTCGCTGCTGGGTCCCATGATGGGCGGCTTTATTGGAGATCATGTCGGATTGAATGATGTATTTTATATCACCGGTGGGCTGCTATTGATCGCATTTTTGGCAACTGCATTCTTTGTTAAAGAGTCGTTCAATCGTGAAGATAAAAAGGTGCTGCGCTTCCAGGAGCTTTGGCGGCTTGTGCCTGAGAAACAACTGACGATCACGATGTTTATCACCTTTTTTGTCATTACAGTGGCCTTGTACTCGATCGAACCTGTACTTACGGTCTATGTCACGAGCTTGCTGCCAAGCGGCCACACCCATATTGCCTTGATTGCAGGCCTCACTTTTTCCGCATCGGGCCTCGCTACTATCTTCGCTGCACCGCGTCTAGGCAAGCTGTCAGACCGGATTGGGCCGCATAAAGTCATACTCCTCTGCTTGTTAGCGGCAGGAATCCTTTTCCTTCCTCAAGCCCTGGTTACAACACCTTGGGAGTTAATGGGGCTTCGTTTTCTTTTAGGTCTGACAGTAGCAGGGTTGACCCCCTCGGTAAACGTCTTGATCAAAAGAATAACACCTGCCGCGATAACCGGCCGCGTATTCGGGTTCAGCATGTCCGCCGGATATTTGGGTGTATTTGGGGGCTCGGTATTAGGCGGACAAGTGGCGGCATGGGTTGGAATCCGTTATGTTTTTATCGTGACGGGCGCTCTGCTTCTCATGAATGCCATCTGGGTGTACTTCAAGGTGTACCGCAAATTAAATAATGGAGAGAAGGGGCTTGCACGATAA